The stretch of DNA GTTATTCAACCAAGCATTCAGTCGAGGTCTTCAGATTTCTCGGATTCTCGGGGGACACAGGAAAGACAGATCTTCAAGGAACAAGGAGTAGAAGCATGTCAGATGCAGGAGTGAGGTTGTCATTCTACTTAAATTCGTTCCTGCCAAAAACAATACTTCTTGTGAAGGCAACAACACTCGTTAATCTTCTAGTTGGTCATCGCAATGCACACACTTAAATGGGGGGGGCTACCGCTCCATTTTTGGGATAGTGTAACTAACCACCCCACCCCCCCTtggaaaattttaaagaaaagaaatattATTAGTTTTCTTCGTccttgttaattaattatttaagtttccTGATTTGATTTAAGTTTCTCATTATTAGGCTTAGGTTTATAACAAGTTttcaagtttaaaatcttaTTTTACATTTAATAACATCGAACAACACGCCacgaaaattcaaaaaaatatgcatctGATGAGAGTGTTTCACacgaatttttttttcccattttaTCTCAAAATTTGGCTCACATCTGAGttagattttaaattaataaattatctatatttttaatttaaactttCTTTTTTTAAGTTGGTATTTTGTGAGAGTGTTTCACAAGTTTATATCAACTAGTAAGGTCGATCTGACTCGCATCTACCGTgaatgatattaattttgatataaaaaataatatttttcatgagttgTTTAGGGTTAGATATCCAAATAGGTTGAGATTTCCCCGACCCATCTCACACACCTTCAAAACTCTACATCCATGGCTCAGCCCAACTTGACAACTCTACCATCTCATCTTATCATACCAACTACAttgttttattatattataaaaattttctatattttaaatattttttaaaaaactatttcattatttttttactaAACACATATATTACGTGTACCACAATATGTTAGTATAGATAAAAAGatgtttcaaaaattaaaatgaaagatTGTTTTAGAATCATAAAAAAGTTTAATCAAATTATGTAATGaagatataataattattttacataaaatttcattaaatttaaaattaaattaaagttaCTTAGTGTAGAGATTTTtactttaattatataatagATATACTTTTTGTAGTGAACgaaagaaatttttttgaaaaggcAAATTTGGTCaatatgtatatttttattgGCGAAAATGAACAgtgtaaaaattatatttttttgaaaaatcaaatttaaattttatttcatttaaatataaaaaaatattaatttaaatttgatacgAAATCCTGAATTAATTCCTTTCCCCAGCTCACCGAAGGCATCTTCGTGTTTGCCGTCCAAAGAACGAGTTACGGCGGAACACGACTAACCACACGCCTTCAATCTCAACCGTTTACTCCTCATCCACTGATCGAGACCGTTAACTCATTCCGCTTCTCTCTATATAAGAGCCCAATCTCTTATTCTTAACCTCGTTCACGAAATAAAACCTAAAATTCTCCGTTGATCAAATCGATTGAAATTAAAAGTCCTGAATTCGAatgattcaaaaatattttgcGCCGAAAACGTGATTTCgatcttgaaatttattcttGTGTGAagtaaatttctaaattttgcGTCCTTGTTGGTATAATTTGGAGTAGGATTTTGATCGAGATTCCCTCTTGTCAAACGaattggaaaaataaattcGAATTTTCTGTTTCCCTGGTGAGATTACGAATCCGGTTGCTTCGGCTGATTCTCGAATTTGTCAAATTCTAGAGTTTTTACTTCGAAATTAACGAGCAGGCCATGATGATGAatcaacagcagcagcagcatcagcagtTGATGAACATGAATCCTAATCTGATGAGTTTGAATCAAATGAAGCCACAACAACTTCAGCAGTCTCAGCCTCAGGTAATCTCATCGAACTGTTATAGGCCTGGTGCACGTATTCCAATGGTCTTTGAATCGAGATATCCGATTAATTATTATTCTGATCAACAGATGCTTCCGATTAATCGGAGCTATGGTGTGTGGCCCCCGCATTTTCCGCCGCAACTGCCGTTTCAAAACCCTAATCCTAATCCGAACGTCGGTTCTGTAAACCCACCGGCTTCTACTTACAAAAACCCGTTGGGTCCAAGGAGCCGCTGGAAGGGAAAAAAGATGAATAATCCCAACGACAAGAGAAGGAAGGAGCAGCATAAATCGCTGATGGTGGGCGATAGTGGCGGTGGTCTTACGGGTGGTGTCAATATAGTCGGTGGTGGTGAtgcaaatttgaattttagtaACTATAATTTACCTAGTTTGAATGAGTTGCAGTATCAAAACCGATTGAAGACTAGGATGTTTTTCCCCAAAAAAAAGTTCAATCAGAATaataacatgaacatgaatatgggttataataataataataattatggtAACAGCAGGTGTGCTCCATTTGCTCCAAGGAACACCACTTCCTTTTTAATTAGGGCGAAGAAGAGTGGTGGTATCGCGTCTTTGGTTTCTCCATGTCCGGTCACGCCTGCAGTCTTGCCGACTCCTATTTTTTCTCCTTCCCGGGAGGTTTTAGTGGACATGGCCAAGGAAGAGTGGGGTGTTGATGGGTATGGATCAATGAAGGGGTTGATTAGGTTAAGATCACCTGGACATGAAATGGAGGCTCACGAGGATGGAGAGGATGGTGACGGAGGTTCGAGTGAGAGTGATGTGGAGGAGCATGTTGAGGTCGAGAGGAGATTGGACCATGATTTGAGCAGGTTTGAGATGATTTATAACCCTAATAGTGTCAGTGTCGGTGGGATGGAGTATCACAATGTGTTGGAGAATCGAGTGGATGATCAGGATTCTCATATTGCTCAGCTGGAGGAGGagaatatgatattgaaggaaagATTGTTTTTAATGGAGAGAGAGATAGGGGGCTTGACAAGGAGGTTGCGATGCCTTGAGAGGAGGGGAGGAAATAGAGTGGAGGACCACAAGGAGGTAGTGGAGAATGAATCTGATGATGGAAGTGACAGTCGTGAGTATGCACATTCAATGGAGGAAAATAATGATGAATTTTGTGAAGAGAATGTTCATGGGTGTGGTTTTTCCCAAGGCAATGATGATAACCATAAGAATGATGTTTTTTACGAGAACGGAGATATGCTATTTGGAGCTGATAGGAATGATAACATTGCAGACCCTGAATGCAAAGTAGAAAAGAACAATGACAAGCTTGTAGACAAAAATAAGGACAAAAAGATCATTGTACCATGTGATGAAATAGAACAAAGCAATGAGAACATGAACAAGTGTGCAGATATGGAAGAGGAGCTTGTAGACAAAAATAAGGACAAAAAGATCATTGTACCATGTGATGAAATAGAACAAAGCAATGAGAACATGAGCAAGTGTGCAGATATGGTAGTGAAGGCAGGAGGGGATAATTGATTAGGCTGAGTACAGAATGGTAGACGTAGAAGTTTGTGTTGAAAATATCGAAGTTGCAAGATAAAAAGTGGTTCCTAACATGGATGATGCAAATTCAAGCTTAACAGAAATATTGATGACTGACAGAATCGCATTGGCATAGTGACTCAAAAAGTCGTAGTTTGGTCTTGCTCATGATAAATCTGTACATTTATTTGGGTAGAAAATCCACATCTTGTTTTGTCTCCCAATCTAACAATGAGAGAGCAGAACTGAGTTCTTTCCTACTTTTTGGAACATGTTTCTTACCTTATGATCTTAGTTCTTCGTATGCTTCTACTTAAAGTTTCAGCTTTGCTTGACTTGTTGTGAGAAGGCTTATAGTTGTAAAAGACttgaatttatattttgtttgtgaTGGACCTCTGAATTTTTTGGTATACTCTATGGCTTTGTTCTTTCAGCTTTTACTAGTTATCTGATGGCTATTTATGCGGACCACAAGGGGGTGGATTCTTCAGACTCTACCTGCTGCTATTGCACCATCTACTCTGAATCCATCAAAGGAAGGAATCTCGTTCTGTATAAATTcagtttttttcttttcttggtCATGCTAAGTGAAAAAGGTATTCTGAGCCTTACCGTTGTATGCAGTGGATTGTCTGCTCTACAACGACCAGCTCTCCGATGGACGGTGGAACTGCTAATCAAAACTTGGGGTATCATTTTCACGTTTTTCTCAATTATGTTCTTTAGATTTTGTTTGATATTATTCGATTGTAcgttttttgtgtgtgtgtatatatatatgttaaaaaCTCTTGTGATAACGTCTTAATGGttaatttttacaattttgTAAAACAAATCTCTCTTGTCCGAcatattatcaaaattattatttttttctgtcaaaattattacttttcatttcagtacaaatcaggtgtatatatatatatagagtagTTTAGTTCAACTCTTTCAAGTTACTTAAAATATTACAGGGAAAATCATTGTTTAAGGGGTTGGTTTCGTTTCTCTTATAAGTTGCTTAAAATATGATTGGGAAAATTTCTTTATATTCGTCTCTTTGTGATTTTGATCTTGTACGtcgtcaaatttcaattttagtatgatatttttttttacaatttcgATCATTTTTCGTACATGATGTTGAAGTGACATCAATGTAATGCTAATGTGATGTTAACGTGATTCGTAGTGCTAATGTGGTGTCAACTTTGAGTCACGTCAGCAATCctaattaaaaatgattaaaactGTCAAAAACCGAA from Primulina tabacum isolate GXHZ01 chromosome 3, ASM2559414v2, whole genome shotgun sequence encodes:
- the LOC142539295 gene encoding uncharacterized protein LOC142539295, coding for MMMNQQQQQHQQLMNMNPNLMSLNQMKPQQLQQSQPQMLPINRSYGVWPPHFPPQLPFQNPNPNPNVGSVNPPASTYKNPLGPRSRWKGKKMNNPNDKRRKEQHKSLMVGDSGGGLTGGVNIVGGGDANLNFSNYNLPSLNELQYQNRLKTRMFFPKKKFNQNNNMNMNMGYNNNNNYGNSRCAPFAPRNTTSFLIRAKKSGGIASLVSPCPVTPAVLPTPIFSPSREVLVDMAKEEWGVDGYGSMKGLIRLRSPGHEMEAHEDGEDGDGGSSESDVEEHVEVERRLDHDLSRFEMIYNPNSVSVGGMEYHNVLENRVDDQDSHIAQLEEENMILKERLFLMEREIGGLTRRLRCLERRGGNRVEDHKEVVENESDDGSDSREYAHSMEENNDEFCEENVHGCGFSQGNDDNHKNDVFYENGDMLFGADRNDNIADPECKVEKNNDKLVDKNKDKKIIVPCDEIEQSNENMNKCADMEEELVDKNKDKKIIVPCDEIEQSNENMSKCADMVVKAGGDN